From the genome of Actinomycetota bacterium:
GGTGATGAGTATGGCGGAAAGAATGGAGAGATGAGTTATAGTGCTAAGCTAATGGGGGCTGAATATATTGAAACTTTAAGAGAGAGATTAATTTATTTAAGAGAGTTACTCTCAGAAGAGGGATGCATCTTCGTTCGATTGGATTATCACTTTGGTCACTATATAAAAGTTATTTTGGATGAGGTATTTGACCAAAATTTTGAAAACGAAATGATAGTTAATAGGATATATAAAAATGTATTTGGAGAAAGTAAATTTATACCCATTTCAACTGATTCATTATTTGTGTATTCAAAAAATAAGAATTTCAATTATAAATATGTAAAAAAAGATATGATTCAAAAAAGAGAGGCATTCTGGAGACACATGGATGATTCAGCAGGAATTCGGAGACCGATGGAAAGAAAAGTGTTTAATAAAATAATATTCCCACCAGCAAATAAACATTTTAAATACAATCAAAAAGCAATAGATAGAATGATAATTCAAAAAAGTATACGATTTAAATGCAAAGATTGTGGTTTTATTCATGATGATCCAGCTAAAGAATGGATTGGTTGTCCAAAATGCGGTAAGGATAATCCTAAGTTACAATATCTTGCTCAAGAAAAAACACTCGAAAATTTACAATCGAATTGGACAGATATACCTGGGTATAGTTCAAGTACTGGATATCCTACAGAAAATTCTGAAGTTTTGCTCGAAAGAATTATATCAGTTGCAACAAATGAAAATGATCTAGTGTTAGATTGTTTTGCCGGTTCTGGCACCACTGCCGCAGTGGCTGAAAAATTGGGGCGGCGATGGATCATGTGTGATTTTGGAAAACATGCTATTTATACTATGCAAAAAAGAATTTGGAATATCGCTGCTTCCAAAAAATTAGGGCAAGAGGT
Proteins encoded in this window:
- a CDS encoding site-specific DNA-methyltransferase yields the protein MTKINLNQDDMEKLTGCINDQTEIPQDLLIKLSPSFFDKLYQEGKFDFQKLDKYKIPTIEYAGKRPESAILAQAVLVGEAAPLQVVRAFGNGHSDPWRNMIVQGDNLQFLKTCYLNQDPLIKDKVKGKVKLIYIDPPFGTGDEYGGKNGEMSYSAKLMGAEYIETLRERLIYLRELLSEEGCIFVRLDYHFGHYIKVILDEVFDQNFENEMIVNRIYKNVFGESKFIPISTDSLFVYSKNKNFNYKYVKKDMIQKREAFWRHMDDSAGIRRPMERKVFNKIIFPPANKHFKYNQKAIDRMIIQKSIRFKCKDCGFIHDDPAKEWIGCPKCGKDNPKLQYLAQEKTLENLQSNWTDIPGYSSSTGYPTENSEVLLERIISVATNENDLVLDCFAGSGTTAAVAEKLGRRWIMCDFGKHAIYTMQKRIWNIAASKKLGQEVKENEKYGQPPQPFSIISAGVYDFSRIMNLRKNKEAYINFVLGLFSIMREKKDYSLKYKLSNIYAEKDNNPVEVYPIWDDEYLKEVRIDEDYLKEIIRATGGRLKGDYYIVTP